The region GTGATGACAGCGGCCGGCGTCGGCATCGACGATCCGTCGAAGGTGCCGGGCAAGGAGACCACCACGGTCGCCATGGACTTCGGTCGTATCACCATGGCCCAGGATCTGATTCTCTACCTGTTCGGGACGCCGGGGCAGACCCGGTTCTGGTTCATGTGGGACGAGATCATCCGGGGTGCGGTGGGCGCGGCGGTCCTGGTCGACACCCGGCGGATCACCGACGCGTTCGCTCCGCTCGACTACTTCGAGAACCGGAAGCTGCCGTACGTGGTGGCGTTGAACCACTTCGACGGGGCACCGCAGTACGCGCCGGAGGAGGTGCGGGAGGCCCTGGCCATCGCACCGCACGTACCGCTGGTGATGACCGACGCCCGGCACCGGGAGTCGGTCAAGCAGGTGCTGGTGACCGTGGTCGAGCACGCGATGGCGACCCTCCAGTCGCAGCACGGCCGGGGTTTTCCCACCCCGGTCGGCTGATCCCCGGTTCACTTGGCCGGCCGGGGCCGTGCGGTCGGGTCGACCGGACGGGCCCCGGTCGGCTCCGCGCGGCGGGGGCGATCGGGTGGCGACCGGCGCGGGTCAGTCGACCGGTAGCCGGTAGCCGCGCTTGACCACGGTCTGCACCACGCCCGGCGTACGCAGGGCGGCCCGGAGCCGGGCGACGGCCATCTCGACGGCGTGTTCGTCGGCGCCGCGGGGCAGCGTACGCAGCAGGTCGGCGCGGGAGAGCACCCGGCCCGGAGTGGCGGCCAACGCCCGGAGCACCGCCATCGGGGACGGTGCCAGCGGACGCAGGTCCCCGTCGACCACGGCGGCGTGACCGCGCAGGGTGAGCAGGTGCCCGGCGACCTTCACGTGCACCGCCCGCCGGGGAAGCTCGTCGATGATGCTGCGGACCAGGGCGCCGAGCCGGGCCCTGGCCGGGGTGAGTACCGGTACGCCGTGCCGTCGCAGCGGGGTGGCGGTGACCGGCCCGACGCAGGCGGCCAGTACGTCCGAGCGCAGCGCCTCCAGTACGGCGTCGCCGCTGGCGCCGGCGGCGCGCAGCAGTGCGCCCGCGGCCGGGGCGGAGGTGAAGGTGACCGCGTCGACCAGCCGCCCGGTGATCAGGTCGACCAGCCGGTGCAGCGGTGCCGGGTCGGATGGCGGCGCCCAGCGGTAGACCGGCACCTCGATCACGGTGGCTCCGGCGTCCTCCAACGCGCTGGTGCACTCGGGTTGCCGTTCGCCGTGCAGCTGCATGGCGACCACCCGGCCGGCGACGCCCCGTTCCCGCAGGTGGTCGACCACCTCGTCGCAGCTCTCCGAGTGCGGCGACCATTCGTCGTGCAGGCCGGCGGCCCGGATCGCACCGCGTGCCTTCGGCCCCCGGGAGACGATGTACGCCTCGGCGAGCACCGAGCGCAGCGGTTCGGCCAGCCCCCAGCCCTCGGCCGCCTCCAGCCAGCCACGCATGCCGATGCCGGTGTTCGCCATCACCACGTCGGGCGGGTTGTCCAGGCAGGCGCGGGTGGCGGCGCGCAACTCGGAGTCGTCGGCCAGCGGCACGATCCGCAGCGCCGGGGCGAGCACCACCCGGGCGCCGCGCCGTTCCAGCAGTGCGGCGAGTTCGTCGCGTCGCCGGTCGGCGGTCACGCCGATGGTGAATCCGGCCAGTTCGTCGGACATCAGGGCTCCTGCCGGGCGCCGACCTCGATGACGTTGTCCCGGCAGCGGATGCGATAGGTCGGCACCGCCACCGCGGGATCGTCGAGGCACCGGCCGGTGCGTAGGTCGTACACCTGTTTGTGTAGCGGGGAGGCGACGGTCGGGGTGGTGCCCCGGCTGCCGACGATGCCGCGCGACATCACGTACGCGCCGCCGATCGGGTCCCGGTTGCCGATCGCGAAGAGCTGCCCGTCGTGGGTCCGGAAGACGGCCACCTGTTCGTCGTCGACCAGCGCGGCGACGCCCCGCTCCGGCTCCACCCTGGGGTACGGGCAGACCGCTGTCCACCGCCCTGTGGCGGCACCGTCCGGGCT is a window of Micromonospora sp. NBC_01699 DNA encoding:
- a CDS encoding uroporphyrinogen-III synthase yields the protein MSDELAGFTIGVTADRRRDELAALLERRGARVVLAPALRIVPLADDSELRAATRACLDNPPDVVMANTGIGMRGWLEAAEGWGLAEPLRSVLAEAYIVSRGPKARGAIRAAGLHDEWSPHSESCDEVVDHLRERGVAGRVVAMQLHGERQPECTSALEDAGATVIEVPVYRWAPPSDPAPLHRLVDLITGRLVDAVTFTSAPAAGALLRAAGASGDAVLEALRSDVLAACVGPVTATPLRRHGVPVLTPARARLGALVRSIIDELPRRAVHVKVAGHLLTLRGHAAVVDGDLRPLAPSPMAVLRALAATPGRVLSRADLLRTLPRGADEHAVEMAVARLRAALRTPGVVQTVVKRGYRLPVD
- the nirD gene encoding nitrite reductase small subunit NirD; this translates as MSPDGAATGRWTAVCPYPRVEPERGVAALVDDEQVAVFRTHDGQLFAIGNRDPIGGAYVMSRGIVGSRGTTPTVASPLHKQVYDLRTGRCLDDPAVAVPTYRIRCRDNVIEVGARQEP
- a CDS encoding GTP-binding protein — its product is MDFAGYDPVGARRNRGITSAKIVVAGGFGVGKTTLVGAVSEITPLTTEAVMTAAGVGIDDPSKVPGKETTTVAMDFGRITMAQDLILYLFGTPGQTRFWFMWDEIIRGAVGAAVLVDTRRITDAFAPLDYFENRKLPYVVALNHFDGAPQYAPEEVREALAIAPHVPLVMTDARHRESVKQVLVTVVEHAMATLQSQHGRGFPTPVG